A segment of the Arachis hypogaea cultivar Tifrunner chromosome 5, arahy.Tifrunner.gnm2.J5K5, whole genome shotgun sequence genome:
ATAGATTCCAGGTGCGGAATACATATTTCTATCTATCTAGAATTGTAATTTGCTTGAGTAATATTCTTCCCTCTTTATTATGTAACTCAATGATCTTTGTCCAACTAAGTTTATGTGTCATTGGTAGATTTAATTGATTGGTTTATGTGCATGTTCATGTCAAATCATCAAGTTCTCCTTGATGCTGTTTGTTATAGGTAGAAGGATTCTTAAAATTGATGCATAAACAAATTCAATCTGCCGGCAAACGAGGATTTTTTTCTAAAAGATCTGTGGGACCTCAAGTTCGAGAGAAACTTACATTTGAGGACATGCTTTGTTTCCAGAAGGTAATCAAATGCTCAATTTTCCATAATGCACAGTTAAGTATATCAAACACAATTGAAGAGCTAAGTTGAAAATTCATGTAGGATCCAATTCCAACATCGTTGCTTAAGCTGAACAGTGATTTGGCAAGTCGTTCAACAAAATTATTCCAGCTAGTTTTGAAATATATGGGTGTTGATTCATCTGATCGTGTATCTCCAATTAGCTTAGACGAACGAGTTGAGCTTGTAGGCAAAATATACAAGCAAAGTTTGAAACATTCAGAACTCCGAGATGAACTTTTTGTCCAGATATCAAAACAAACAAGGAACAACCCGGATAGGCATGCACATTTCTTAAGTACTTAATTTCATTCTTTCatgttttcttgtagtggttaatatctttgttggtctttatctAAATCAGGGAATCGTTGATTAAAGCATGGGAGTTAATGTATTTATGTGTATCTTGCATGCCTCCTAGTAAAGACATTGGGGGATATCTATCAGAATATATTCATCATATAGTAAATGGTGTGAATACCGGCCCCGAGATTCGAGCCCTTGCATTGAATACATTGAGTGCATTGAAGCGCTCTGTCAAGGCTGGTCCTAGACATATAATTCCAGGGCCCAAGGAGATTGAAGCTCAGTTGACTGGGAAAAAGCTTACAACTATAGTGTTCTTCCTAGATGAAACTTTTGAAGAAATTTCATATGACATGTCAACAACGGTTGCTGATGCTGTTGAGGTTTTCTTAAAACTCTTATCTACTGCTGTCTTAGACAtagttattttccttttgtttcaaTTTCTTGATATCCTCAATCAATTGTGTTCATTCTATCAAGATTGCTTCAGGAACTTGCAGGGATCATCAAGTTGTCAACATACTCTAGCTTTAGCCTCTTTGAATGTCGCAAAGCTGTTACTACCTCGAAATCACCTGATTCCGGTAACATAATCTCCTTTTCCCCCTCATTGCTTCGTTGCTTGTTGATATTGTTAATCTAGCTATCTGAAATCAATAGTCTCACAACTGTTCTTATTGTTACTTAGAGGAGTACGTTGGGCTAGATGATAATAAACATATTGGGGATCTACTAGCAGAATTTAAGGCAGCAAAAGATCGAAGCAAAGGAGAAATTTTGCATTGTAAATTGATCTTCAAGAAGAAATTATTTCGTGAATCAGATGAAGCTGTGACAGATCCAATGTTTATGCAGTTGTCCTATGTACAAGTAtgccttttttattttcttttttgttaatgAAAAAGAATTTCTAACTTTTAACTGTAATTGCCTTAAAAGGTATATGGTTTTCTGATGCTGGATGTGTTATTACAGTTGCAACATGATTATATTTTTGGAAATTATCCGGTTGGAAGGGATGAAGCATCCCAGCTATCTGCATTGCAAATTTTAGCTGAGATTGGATTTGTTAGGAGACCCGAATCATGCTCGTAAGTGGTTTTCAACTATCATCTTGTTGCAAGCTATCATCCTACAGTGTTTAGCATGCTATTGTTGATGttctgttgattgaaattggaattttcTAATCTACAGAACTGACTCAAATATCTGTATTTATCAGTGACTGGAGCTCATTTCTTGAGCGATTTCTGCCTAGACAAATTGCAATGACACGAGCAAGACGGGAATGGGAGCTGGACATTCTTTCGTGCTACCATTCACTGGTATGGGACTCTGATACTGGCTAAGAGCCTGCACCATCTGTTTATCATTTTTCCAGTTGTAGTTTGTgtcattgattattattgatacCCTTAAGTCTGCACCTAATAGTAGTCTTTTTTCTTCTCTCATTTAATATAGCATTCCTTTTTTCATAGGAGCATTTGACAAAAGATGATGCAAGACAGCAATTTCTGCATATACTCAGGACACTTCCATATGGGAATTCTGTTTTCTTCAATGTGCGCAAGATTGACGATCCAATCGGGCTTTTACCTGGACGAATAATATTAGGAATTAAcaaaagaggggtgagaatttaTAGTGTGATAAAATATTTTAGACTTAAATTTTTAGGAATGAGTTGATCTTTTAGTTAAATGTTTCTTCTGGCATATTGTATACAGGTCCACTTTTTCCGTCCAGTTCCCAAGGAGTATTTGCATTCAGCTGAGTTGAGAGATATAATGCAATTCGGAAGCAGCAACACTGCAGTATTTTTTAAAATGCGAGTTGCAGGTGTTCTCCACATATTCCAATTTGAAACCAAGCAGGTGATGCTTTGATTGACATAAACtattcaagttcttgattttggTCCTTCTTACTTGACTAATATCTTTATCAGTTTGGAGTTATTGAATGTCATTGGTATCTCATCCTTCATTGTAGGGTGAGGAAATTTGTGTAGCTCTTCAAACACATATAAATGATGTAATGCTCCGTCGCTACTCAAAAGCACGGACTACTGCTGGTGGTTCTTTGAATGAAGATATCTCTAGTAATTTCAAGTCTCCTAATTTGGAATCATATGAGAAGCGTGTCCAAGATTTATCAAAGCTTGCTGAAGAGTATAAAAGAAATGCTGATCAAGTAAGTTTAAGCTTCTAATTTCTAATGTATGTTATGATATGCTGTGCAAAATTAAGGTTTATCCTAAACTCTAAATCCTTAATGATTGAAGCCTTAAGCATTAGGCCAATGCATATTTTTTCGGTCAATTGATATAATATCTTAAATTATGTTGAATAGTTGCGTGAAGAATTGAACGAGAAGCGAAAACAAGAAGAGAAAATGCTACAAGAGTTGGAGAGCTTGAACGAATCCTTGAATGTTGATAAGCTTAGTCTTGAGGAAGTTACAAATGACCGTGATAGGCTTATCTCATTATGTGATGAAAAAGATAAGGCTCTTCAGGTAAAGTTCTTAACTTAATTGAATTGGTCTTAACATCTTCACATTATTGACCTATCTCAATGATTATACAATCTACTAGGCTGCAATTCTAGAGAAAAGGAACATGGAAACAAGGATGACCAAGTTGAATAAATTGGTTATAGAGAAAGAGAACACTACCCAAAATGAGCCTATTGGAGCAAATCAGCAAGTAAGATGCCTTTTGAAAGTAGTTGTTCATCGTCATTCTTCTTattgatataatttattttaattacatatcATTTGTGGACTTTGTCTGGTACTTGATAGGTTTTACAAAAGCTTGAAGCTGAGCTAAAACTTTGTAAAGATGAGCTTCGTGTAGCTGAAGAAACCATCAAAAGCCTGACAACTGACAAATTGATTTTGGAGCAGAGGCTGTCTAGCCTTGAGAAGAAAAATTCTGAAGAGGTAAAGAAGATTGAGACTCTATTAGTTATTTAACTTTAAAACAAATAATTCTAAGATGTTCAATCAGCATCATGGTGGTGGTTATAATGCAgagttcttctattcaattgaAACTTGAACAAGAACGCAAAACTCTGAAAGGTCAAGTTTATGACCTCGaaagaaaagtagaagtattCAGACAAGAGTTAGTTGCTGCTGAGTCTACACTTTCAGCCAAGGACTCTGAATTGAATGCATTGAAGAGCAATTTGAGAGAGCTTGAAGAATTGAGAGAAATGAAAGAGGTTTTGATACTCTTGTCTCAACTTATGGTGTTAAATTTAAGATGCAAAGCAACTTATAAATTTCTTTTTACTTCATTTAGGACATTGATAGAAAGGACAAACAAACAGCTGCCATATTGAAGATGCAAGCAGCTCAACTAGCTGACATGGAGTTGCTTTATAAAGAAGAACAAGTTTTGAGGAAGCGATATTTTAATACAATAGAAGGTGGCAAGGATAaagttttaattacaaaaattatgtCTTTGAC
Coding sequences within it:
- the LOC112800216 gene encoding kinesin-like protein KIN-14E isoform X2: MHKQIQSAGKRGFFSKRSVGPQVREKLTFEDMLCFQKDPIPTSLLKLNSDLASRSTKLFQLVLKYMGVDSSDRVSPISLDERVELVGKIYKQSLKHSELRDELFVQISKQTRNNPDRESLIKAWELMYLCVSCMPPSKDIGGYLSEYIHHIVNGVNTGPEIRALALNTLSALKRSVKAGPRHIIPGPKEIEAQLTGKKLTTIVFFLDETFEEISYDMSTTVADAVEELAGIIKLSTYSSFSLFECRKAVTTSKSPDSEEYVGLDDNKHIGDLLAEFKAAKDRSKGEILHCKLIFKKKLFRESDEAVTDPMFMQLSYVQLQHDYIFGNYPVGRDEASQLSALQILAEIGFVRRPESCSDWSSFLERFLPRQIAMTRARREWELDILSCYHSLEHLTKDDARQQFLHILRTLPYGNSVFFNVRKIDDPIGLLPGRIILGINKRGVHFFRPVPKEYLHSAELRDIMQFGSSNTAVFFKMRVAGVLHIFQFETKQGEEICVALQTHINDVMLRRYSKARTTAGGSLNEDISSNFKSPNLESYEKRVQDLSKLAEEYKRNADQLREELNEKRKQEEKMLQELESLNESLNVDKLSLEEVTNDRDRLISLCDEKDKALQAAILEKRNMETRMTKLNKLVIEKENTTQNEPIGANQQVLQKLEAELKLCKDELRVAEETIKSLTTDKLILEQRLSSLEKKNSEESSSIQLKLEQERKTLKGQVYDLERKVEVFRQELVAAESTLSAKDSELNALKSNLRELEELREMKEDIDRKDKQTAAILKMQAAQLADMELLYKEEQVLRKRYFNTIEDMKGKIRVYCRLRPLSDKEIAEKDGDSLTTVDEFTVEHQWKDDKPKQHIYDRVFDGNATQEDVFEDTRYLVQSAVDGYNVCIFAYGQTGSGKTFTIYGSESNPGLTPRATAELFRILRRDSNKFSFSLKAYMVELYQDTLVDLLLPKNAKRLRLDIKKDSKGMVAVENVTTVSISTMDELNSIIQKGSERRHTSETQMNEESSRSHLILSIVIESTNLQSQSAARGKLSFVDLAGSERVKKSGSEGSQLKEAQSINKSLSALGDVISALSSGGQHIPYRNHKLTMLMSDSLGGNAKTLMFVNVSPAQSSLDETHNSLMYASRVRSIVNDPSKNVSSKEIARLKKLVAYWKEQAGRKGEDEDLEEIQDVRPSRDRIDGRHSM
- the LOC112800216 gene encoding kinesin-like protein KIN-14I isoform X1: MTIDMPPSVAQSVRTNRSSFSSSFGHEDNTPLHHYSAVSNGDGYESDSSSFAPPTPNTLSTAIPAELAGVVPLIDRFQVEGFLKLMHKQIQSAGKRGFFSKRSVGPQVREKLTFEDMLCFQKDPIPTSLLKLNSDLASRSTKLFQLVLKYMGVDSSDRVSPISLDERVELVGKIYKQSLKHSELRDELFVQISKQTRNNPDRESLIKAWELMYLCVSCMPPSKDIGGYLSEYIHHIVNGVNTGPEIRALALNTLSALKRSVKAGPRHIIPGPKEIEAQLTGKKLTTIVFFLDETFEEISYDMSTTVADAVEELAGIIKLSTYSSFSLFECRKAVTTSKSPDSEEYVGLDDNKHIGDLLAEFKAAKDRSKGEILHCKLIFKKKLFRESDEAVTDPMFMQLSYVQLQHDYIFGNYPVGRDEASQLSALQILAEIGFVRRPESCSDWSSFLERFLPRQIAMTRARREWELDILSCYHSLEHLTKDDARQQFLHILRTLPYGNSVFFNVRKIDDPIGLLPGRIILGINKRGVHFFRPVPKEYLHSAELRDIMQFGSSNTAVFFKMRVAGVLHIFQFETKQGEEICVALQTHINDVMLRRYSKARTTAGGSLNEDISSNFKSPNLESYEKRVQDLSKLAEEYKRNADQLREELNEKRKQEEKMLQELESLNESLNVDKLSLEEVTNDRDRLISLCDEKDKALQAAILEKRNMETRMTKLNKLVIEKENTTQNEPIGANQQVLQKLEAELKLCKDELRVAEETIKSLTTDKLILEQRLSSLEKKNSEESSSIQLKLEQERKTLKGQVYDLERKVEVFRQELVAAESTLSAKDSELNALKSNLRELEELREMKEDIDRKDKQTAAILKMQAAQLADMELLYKEEQVLRKRYFNTIEDMKGKIRVYCRLRPLSDKEIAEKDGDSLTTVDEFTVEHQWKDDKPKQHIYDRVFDGNATQEDVFEDTRYLVQSAVDGYNVCIFAYGQTGSGKTFTIYGSESNPGLTPRATAELFRILRRDSNKFSFSLKAYMVELYQDTLVDLLLPKNAKRLRLDIKKDSKGMVAVENVTTVSISTMDELNSIIQKGSERRHTSETQMNEESSRSHLILSIVIESTNLQSQSAARGKLSFVDLAGSERVKKSGSEGSQLKEAQSINKSLSALGDVISALSSGGQHIPYRNHKLTMLMSDSLGGNAKTLMFVNVSPAQSSLDETHNSLMYASRVRSIVNDPSKNVSSKEIARLKKLVAYWKEQAGRKGEDEDLEEIQDVRPSRDRIDGRHSM